In Gossypium arboreum isolate Shixiya-1 chromosome 5, ASM2569848v2, whole genome shotgun sequence, a single genomic region encodes these proteins:
- the LOC108453192 gene encoding splicing factor U2af large subunit A-like isoform X1: MTDYEEPRYQGNGDNLENSYGGGSSPKSRSDDQNDSKYQDYERESSKSREKEREKGRDKERDKDRDRHRDRDRDKDRDRDREKDRDRERHHRDRHRDRSRERSERRDRGRDRDDDDYYRSRDNDRRRDYDRDREDRHRRRSRSRSERRSKSRSPSRSRSRSRSRSRSKSKRISGFDMAPPASAMLAAGAVAAAAAGQIPGTTNPTIPGVFPNMFPIATGQPFGALPVMPVQAMTQQATRHARRVYVGGLSPTANEQSVATFFSHVMAAIGGNTAGPGDAVVNVYINHEKKFAFVEMRSVEEASNAMALDGIIFEGAPVKVRRPSDYNPSLAATLGPSQPNPNLNLAAVGLTPGSAGGLEGPDRIFVGGLPYYFTEAQIRELLESFGPLRGFDLVKDRETGNSKGYAFCVYQDLSVTDIACAALNGIKMGDKTLTVRRANQGATQPKPEQESILQHAQQQIALQRLILQPQGVPTKVVCLTQALNVDDLRDDDEYEDIVEDMRQEGGKYGALVNIVIPRPNPNGEPAPGVGKVFLEYSDVEGSKKAQAAMNGRKFGGNQVIAVYYPENKFAQGEYDG, from the exons ATGACTGATTACGAAGAACCACGGTATCAAGGAAACGGAGATAACCTCGAAAACAGTTATGGCGGAGGTTCTTCTCCTAAGTCTCGTTCCGACGATCAAAACGATTCTAAATATCAG GATTATGAGAGAGAGTCTTCTAAAAGCAGGGAAAAGGAGAGAGAGAAAGGGCGTGACAAGGAAAGGGACAAGGACCGTGATCGCCACAGGGATAGGGATAGAGATAAGGATAGGGATAGGGACCGAGAAAAGGATCGTGATCGTGAACGCCATCACAGAGATCGTCATAGGGATCGTAGTAGGGAACGCAGTGAGAGAAGGGATCGAGGAAGAGATAGGGATGATGATGATTATTACCGCAGTCGAGATAATGACAG AAGAAGGGACTATGATAGAGACAGGGAGGATAGGCATAGGCGCCGGTCAAGGAGTAGATCTGAGCGCAGATCAAAGTCAAGATCTCCTTCTCGGTCTCGGTCTCGCTCACGCTCACGCTCACGCTCAAAGAG CAAAAGGATTAGTGGTTTTGACATGGCCCCTCCAGCTTCAGCAATGTTAGCTGCTGGTGCTGTGGCAGCTGCTGCTGCAG GGCAGATTCCGGGGACAACTAACCCAACCATACCTGGAGTGTTTCCTAACATGTTTCCTATTGCAACTGGACAG CCATTTGGTGCTCTCCCAGTTATGCCAGTTCAGGCAATGACTCAGCAG GCTACTAGGCATGCTCGTCGGGTGTATGTTGGAGGGCTTTCTCCTACTGCTAATGAACAG TCTGTTGCAACTTTCTTCAGCCATGTTATGGCTGCAATTGGTGGAAATACTGCTGGTCCAG GGGATGCTGTTGTTAATGTCTACATAAACCATGAAAAGAAGTTTGCTTTCGTAGAGATGAGATCTGTAGAGGAGGCTAGTAATGCAATGGCCTTAGATGGGATTATCTTTGAG GGAGCACCTGTGAAGGTGAGGAGACCTAGTGACTATAATCCGTCGCTTGCTGCAACACTTGGTCCAAGCCAGCCCAATCCGAATCTAAATCTAGCTGCTGTGGGTCTAACGCCAGGTTCTGCTGGCGGGCTTGAGGGCCCCGACCGCATATTTGTTGGTGGGCTTCCATATTACTTCACAGAAGCACAGATTAGGGAGTTATTGGAGTCTTTTGGGCCTCTTCGAGGTTTTGATCTAGTAAAAGATAGAGAAACCGGGAACTCTAAAGGCTATGCATTTTGTGTTTATCAAGACCTGTCAGTTACAGATATTGCTTGTGCTGCTCTAAATGGAATTAAAATGGGTGATAAAACGCTCACTGTTAGGCGAGCAAACCAGGGTGCTACCCAGCCTAAACCCGAGCAAGAGAGTATACTCCAGCATGCACAGCAGCAGATTGCTTTGCAG agGCTAATTTTGCAACCACAAGGTGTGCCGACAAAGGTTGTGTGTTTGACTCAAGCGCTTAATGTTGATGATCTCAGAGATGATGATGAGTACGAGGACATTGTGGAAGATATGAGACAAGAGGGTGGAAAATATG GTGCATTGGTGAATATTGTCATCCCACGCCCAAATCCGAATGGAGAACCTGCCCCAGGTGTCGGGAAG GTATTTCTGGAATACTCGGATGTTGAAGGTTCCAAAAAGGCTCAAGCTGCAATGAATGGTCGGAAATTTGGCGGAAATCAAGTTATTGCCGTCTACTATCCAGAAAACAAGTTCGCACAAGGGGAATATGATGGCTAA
- the LOC108453192 gene encoding splicing factor U2af large subunit B-like isoform X3 translates to MFPIATGQPFGALPVMPVQAMTQQATRHARRVYVGGLSPTANEQSVATFFSHVMAAIGGNTAGPGDAVVNVYINHEKKFAFVEMRSVEEASNAMALDGIIFEGAPVKVRRPSDYNPSLAATLGPSQPNPNLNLAAVGLTPGSAGGLEGPDRIFVGGLPYYFTEAQIRELLESFGPLRGFDLVKDRETGNSKGYAFCVYQDLSVTDIACAALNGIKMGDKTLTVRRANQGATQPKPEQESILQHAQQQIALQRLILQPQGVPTKVVCLTQALNVDDLRDDDEYEDIVEDMRQEGGKYGALVNIVIPRPNPNGEPAPGVGKVFLEYSDVEGSKKAQAAMNGRKFGGNQVIAVYYPENKFAQGEYDG, encoded by the exons ATGTTTCCTATTGCAACTGGACAG CCATTTGGTGCTCTCCCAGTTATGCCAGTTCAGGCAATGACTCAGCAG GCTACTAGGCATGCTCGTCGGGTGTATGTTGGAGGGCTTTCTCCTACTGCTAATGAACAG TCTGTTGCAACTTTCTTCAGCCATGTTATGGCTGCAATTGGTGGAAATACTGCTGGTCCAG GGGATGCTGTTGTTAATGTCTACATAAACCATGAAAAGAAGTTTGCTTTCGTAGAGATGAGATCTGTAGAGGAGGCTAGTAATGCAATGGCCTTAGATGGGATTATCTTTGAG GGAGCACCTGTGAAGGTGAGGAGACCTAGTGACTATAATCCGTCGCTTGCTGCAACACTTGGTCCAAGCCAGCCCAATCCGAATCTAAATCTAGCTGCTGTGGGTCTAACGCCAGGTTCTGCTGGCGGGCTTGAGGGCCCCGACCGCATATTTGTTGGTGGGCTTCCATATTACTTCACAGAAGCACAGATTAGGGAGTTATTGGAGTCTTTTGGGCCTCTTCGAGGTTTTGATCTAGTAAAAGATAGAGAAACCGGGAACTCTAAAGGCTATGCATTTTGTGTTTATCAAGACCTGTCAGTTACAGATATTGCTTGTGCTGCTCTAAATGGAATTAAAATGGGTGATAAAACGCTCACTGTTAGGCGAGCAAACCAGGGTGCTACCCAGCCTAAACCCGAGCAAGAGAGTATACTCCAGCATGCACAGCAGCAGATTGCTTTGCAG agGCTAATTTTGCAACCACAAGGTGTGCCGACAAAGGTTGTGTGTTTGACTCAAGCGCTTAATGTTGATGATCTCAGAGATGATGATGAGTACGAGGACATTGTGGAAGATATGAGACAAGAGGGTGGAAAATATG GTGCATTGGTGAATATTGTCATCCCACGCCCAAATCCGAATGGAGAACCTGCCCCAGGTGTCGGGAAG GTATTTCTGGAATACTCGGATGTTGAAGGTTCCAAAAAGGCTCAAGCTGCAATGAATGGTCGGAAATTTGGCGGAAATCAAGTTATTGCCGTCTACTATCCAGAAAACAAGTTCGCACAAGGGGAATATGATGGCTAA
- the LOC108453192 gene encoding splicing factor U2af large subunit B-like isoform X2 codes for MTDYEEPRYQGNGDNLENSYGGGSSPKSRSDDQNDSKYQDYERESSKSREKEREKGRDKERDKDRDRHRDRDRDKDRDRDREKDRDRERHHRDRHRDRSRERSERRDRGRDRDDDDYYRSRDNDRRRDYDRDREDRHRRRSRSRSERRSKSRSPSRSRSRSRSRSRSKSKRISGFDMAPPASAMLAAGAVAAAAAGQIPGTTNPTIPGVFPNMFPIATGQPFGALPVMPVQAMTQQATRHARRVYVGGLSPTANEQSVATFFSHVMAAIGGNTAGPGDAVVNVYINHEKKFAFVEMRSVEEASNAMALDGIIFEGAPVKVRRPSDYNPSLAATLGPSQPNPNLNLAAVGLTPGSAGGLEGPDRIFVGGLPYYFTEAQIRELLESFGPLRGFDLVKDRETGNSKGYAFCVYQDLSVTDIACAALNGIKMGDKTLTVRRANQGATQPKPEQESILQHAQQQIALQRLILQPQGVPTKVVCLTQALNVDDLRDDDEYEDIVEDMRQEGGKYALSCSTFCYKESSLTYSDRRLAISL; via the exons ATGACTGATTACGAAGAACCACGGTATCAAGGAAACGGAGATAACCTCGAAAACAGTTATGGCGGAGGTTCTTCTCCTAAGTCTCGTTCCGACGATCAAAACGATTCTAAATATCAG GATTATGAGAGAGAGTCTTCTAAAAGCAGGGAAAAGGAGAGAGAGAAAGGGCGTGACAAGGAAAGGGACAAGGACCGTGATCGCCACAGGGATAGGGATAGAGATAAGGATAGGGATAGGGACCGAGAAAAGGATCGTGATCGTGAACGCCATCACAGAGATCGTCATAGGGATCGTAGTAGGGAACGCAGTGAGAGAAGGGATCGAGGAAGAGATAGGGATGATGATGATTATTACCGCAGTCGAGATAATGACAG AAGAAGGGACTATGATAGAGACAGGGAGGATAGGCATAGGCGCCGGTCAAGGAGTAGATCTGAGCGCAGATCAAAGTCAAGATCTCCTTCTCGGTCTCGGTCTCGCTCACGCTCACGCTCACGCTCAAAGAG CAAAAGGATTAGTGGTTTTGACATGGCCCCTCCAGCTTCAGCAATGTTAGCTGCTGGTGCTGTGGCAGCTGCTGCTGCAG GGCAGATTCCGGGGACAACTAACCCAACCATACCTGGAGTGTTTCCTAACATGTTTCCTATTGCAACTGGACAG CCATTTGGTGCTCTCCCAGTTATGCCAGTTCAGGCAATGACTCAGCAG GCTACTAGGCATGCTCGTCGGGTGTATGTTGGAGGGCTTTCTCCTACTGCTAATGAACAG TCTGTTGCAACTTTCTTCAGCCATGTTATGGCTGCAATTGGTGGAAATACTGCTGGTCCAG GGGATGCTGTTGTTAATGTCTACATAAACCATGAAAAGAAGTTTGCTTTCGTAGAGATGAGATCTGTAGAGGAGGCTAGTAATGCAATGGCCTTAGATGGGATTATCTTTGAG GGAGCACCTGTGAAGGTGAGGAGACCTAGTGACTATAATCCGTCGCTTGCTGCAACACTTGGTCCAAGCCAGCCCAATCCGAATCTAAATCTAGCTGCTGTGGGTCTAACGCCAGGTTCTGCTGGCGGGCTTGAGGGCCCCGACCGCATATTTGTTGGTGGGCTTCCATATTACTTCACAGAAGCACAGATTAGGGAGTTATTGGAGTCTTTTGGGCCTCTTCGAGGTTTTGATCTAGTAAAAGATAGAGAAACCGGGAACTCTAAAGGCTATGCATTTTGTGTTTATCAAGACCTGTCAGTTACAGATATTGCTTGTGCTGCTCTAAATGGAATTAAAATGGGTGATAAAACGCTCACTGTTAGGCGAGCAAACCAGGGTGCTACCCAGCCTAAACCCGAGCAAGAGAGTATACTCCAGCATGCACAGCAGCAGATTGCTTTGCAG agGCTAATTTTGCAACCACAAGGTGTGCCGACAAAGGTTGTGTGTTTGACTCAAGCGCTTAATGTTGATGATCTCAGAGATGATGATGAGTACGAGGACATTGTGGAAGATATGAGACAAGAGGGTGGAAAATATG CACTTTCTTGTTCTACATTCTGCTATAAAGAATCAAGCCTAACATACTCAGACAGAAGACTTGCTATATCCCTCTAA